A single region of the Rhipicephalus microplus isolate Deutch F79 chromosome 10, USDA_Rmic, whole genome shotgun sequence genome encodes:
- the LOC119181236 gene encoding uncharacterized protein LOC119181236 isoform X1 has translation MAAISGPTTSAAAVADGNVPCCSGSSRCPEPTPVVTPVVPAPIRAGGGHGDQRLVTAARDGDFKKIRRLLQKHRVNVNARDPSTGNTALMVASLVQDPDAMSELLQHGADPTLHSYTGQNCLDSLPASLVHLVLGFPDYLLKESPHRSNEERRLLLAAWSGQRDDVQQLLTQTGNGGLDINCTNAEGSTPLVLVCRDLANFQELAAGNVLRSYDPLGVIRVLLDHGILIHRDVNHQDRQGRTALHYASHTCCEHTAPVISLLLQNEAKVDIKDKHGFSPLHFASQAGSVDAIQLLLDAGADPSATGLGGIAPLHLAASAGKIAAVRLLLERGADVLSFAQDGKSPLCCAGSTDVYSVLRRAVESALCERADKLRLTPLEHEKRKLGQLILHSRNVSAPGEQSSPGSSTAKEEGSSSSDKEPSEPEAEAGLKTRTSSHSVLRGGDPSMSAFRRYQPQNLPSHHIPGWRQKSSHGGSHFIPVRPRDHSSDDELRHGWCAEGTLDNNSYHRQKTMPSNTPLELPLDPHSTVSVVVEAKNGINSASESEKKVEENILEARTESPLAESARTAAWVFGGSSENVVPKEMYAKVRPKHRVSGGGGGGGGGDSCDSESGDDEHKQSASRKRPSAAAQRRKKTQHYAKNYHLSRLKLRPELTGRSIPDVAATVPPKTISAGRQQSDVSLGAAEDASQPKAPGTSSAMPMAVAPAQPKFSLITKSKEGGHLRPNGSRMPVPSTRGLMSKFLPPWVTRDDVSSHLSSASWVYLPSLSPEEGGDEPPRLSLPRKEEAPDVTKPNEPVAAAPAAPSTSSTAAAKSVRPEGTHTLTCGKRGSSGGTEGSAFHTVSAKGKGSAACQHAPPEQPRAPVPPLPKNLHDIPAFPSGPPFPWIKGKLIGKGAFGLVWCGLRKSGGELVAVKQFQLGGADVLSAVQLEVDILQSLKHPNIVGFLGVQQEEALVNLFLEFVSGGSLAANLAQFGAFPETVVRRYGRQLLQALAYLHQRNVIHRDIKGNNVMVCPGTGTIKLIDFGCATFEPSSADCEGLVASARGTPYWMAPEVICQEECSHKSDVWSVGCTVIEMFQTKPPWYELSPLAAAFAIGQGTSDPKFPDQISSDARDFILTCLKRCPGERPTAEELLTHRFLQTGAIEDL, from the exons ATGGCAGCCATAAGCGGGCCAACCACGTCAGCAGCAGCAGTCGCCGACGGGAATGTGCCCTGCTGCAGCGGCTCATCACGCTGCCCAGAGCCGACCCCCGTGGTGACACCGGTCGTGCCGGCCCCAATTAGAGCTGGTGGGGGCCATGGGGACCAGAGGCTTGTCACGGCAGCTAGG GACGGCGACTTCAAAAAGATCCGCCGGCTGCTGCAGAAGCACAGGGTCAACGTCAATGCCCGTGACCCATCTACAGGGAACACGGCTCTTATGGTGGCATCTTTGGTCCAAGACCCCGAT GCCATGAGTGAGCTGCTGCAGCACGGGGCCGACCCGACGCTGCACAGCTACACGGGCCAGAACTGCCTCGACTCACTGCCGGCCTCCCTGGTGCACCTGGTGCTAGGCTTTCCCGACTACTTGCTCAAGGAGAGCCCCCACCGAAGCAACGAGGAGCGACGGCTCCTGCTCGCAGCGTGGAGTGGCCAGCGGGACGAT GTCCAACAACTGCTGACCCAGACAGGAAACGGGGGTCTGGACATCAACTGCACTAACGCGGAAGGTTCCACACCGCTGGTGCTCGTCTGCCGGGACCTGGCCAACTTCCAGGAACTCGCCGCTGGAAATGTGCTACGCTCATACGACCCTCTGGGCGTGATACGAGTTCTGCTTGACCATGGAAT ACTCATTCACCGCGATGTCAACCACCAGGACCGGCAGGGAAGGACAGCCCTGCACTATGCCTCCCACACGTGCTGCGAGCACACAGCACCGGTCATTTCCCTCCTTCTTCAGAATGAGGCCAAAGTTG ATATCAAGGACAAGCATGGCTTCTCGCCCCTTCATTTTGCAAGCCAAGCTGGTTCGGTGGACGCCATACAACTTCTGCTAGATGCCGGGGCTGATCCTAGCGCTACAGGCCTTGGAGGCATTGCACCTCTCCATCTTGCT GCGTCAGCTGGCAAGATAGCTGCAGTGCGGCTGCTCCTGGAGCGCGGCGCTGACGTGCTGAGCTTTGCCCAGGACGGCAAGTCGCCCCTCTGCTGTGCGGGAAGCACCGATGTGTACAGTGTGCTGAGGAGAGCTGTGGAGAGTGCCCTCTGCGAGAGGGCAGACAAGCTTCGGCTCACACCTCTGGAGCACG AAAAAAGAAAGCTGGGTCAACTCATATTGCACTCGAGAAATGTTTCTGCTCCTGGAGAACAGAGCTCCCCTGG CAGCTCCACTGCCAAGGAGGAGGGCTCTAGTAGCAGCGACAAAGAGCCAAGCGAGCCAGAGGCCGAAGCAGGGCTGAAGACGAGAACGAGCTCACACTCCGTTCTCCGCGGAGGGGACCCGTCAATGTCGGCATTTCGTCGCTACCAGCCGCAAAACCTGCCTTCCCACCACATTCCGGGCTGGCGGCAGAAGTCGTCCCACGGGGGCTCCCACTTCATTCCCGTGCGACCGCGTGACCACTCGTCCGATGACGAGCTGCGGCACGGATGGTGTGCCGAAGGCACGCTCGACAACAACAGCTACCACCGCCAAAAGACCATGCCTTCCAACACACCCTTGGAGCTGCCCTTAGATCCACACTCCACGGTTTCCGTCGTTGTCGAGGCCAAGAATGGCATTAACTCTGCATCTGAGAGTGAGAAGAAAGTCGAGGAAAACATCCTGGAGGCACGCACGGAGAGCCCTCTTGCAGAGTCTGCTCGTACGGCAGCCTGGGTCTTCGGTGGCAGCAGTGAAAATGTGGTGCCGAAGGAGATGTATGCAAAGGTGCGGCCCAAGCATCGAGTAAGTGGAGgaggcggtggcggtggtggcggtgaCAGTTGCGACTCCGAATCCGGTGACGATGAACACAAGCAGTCTGCGTCGCGGAAGCGACCTTCTGCGGCAGCACAGAGGCGGAAAAAGACTCAGCACTACGCCAAGAACTACCACCTCAGCCGGCTCAAACTGCGGCCCGAATTGACAGGCCGCAGCATCCCAGACGTGGCGGCCACAGTGCCTCCCAAAACCATTTCCGCGGGGCGGCAGCAGTCGGATGTGTCGCTGGGGGCTGCGGAGGATGCCAGCCAGCCAAAGGCACCCGGGACGTCGTCCGCCATGCCAATGGCGGTGGCACCTGCGCAGCCCAAGTTTTCGCTGATCACGAAGAGTAAGGAAGGCGGCCACCTGCGACCCAATGGATCGCGCATGCCAGTGCCAAGCACCAGGGGACTAATGAGCAAGTTCCTGCCGCCGTGGGTGACGCGCGACGATGTGTCGTCGCACCTCTCGTCCGCGTCCTGGGTGTACCTGCCCTCCCTCTCCCCAGAGGAGGGTGGGGACGAGCCGCCACGGTTATCGCTGCCACGAAAGGAGGAAGCACCCGATGTGACCAAGCCCAACGAACCTGTGGCGGCGGCACCGGCGGCACCATCGACGTCATCTACAGCGGCGGCGAAATCAGTCCGTCCCGAGGGAACACACACGTTGACCTGTGGCAAGCGGGGGAGCAGCGGTGGGACAGAGGGTTCTGCATTCCACACGGTCAGCGCCAAGGGGAAAGGTTCGGCGGCTTGTCAGCACGCGCCACCGGAGCAGCCACGTGCGCCCGTGCCGCCGCTGCCCAAAAACCTCCACGACATCCCTGCATTTCCTTCGGGACCCCCGTTTCCCTGGATCAAGGGAAAGCTCATTG GCAAAGGAGCGTTCGGCCTGGTATGGTGCGGCCTGCGCAAGTCCGGTGGGGAGCTGGTGGCCGTCAAGCAGTTTCAGCTGGGTGGGGCCGACGTGCTGTCGGCCGTGCAGTTAGAGGTCGACATTCTGCAATCGCTCAAACACCCCAACATCGTCGGCTTCCTTGGCGTGCAGCAGGAAGAGGCACTCGTCAACTTGTTTCTCGAATTTGTCTCTGGTGGTAGCCTCGCCGCCAACCTGGCCCAGTTTGGAGCCTTCCCCGAGACGGTGGTACGTCGATACGGACGACAGCTCCTCCAGGCTTTAGCCTATCTGCACCAGCGGAATGTCATCCATCGAGACATTAAG GGTAATAACGTCATGGTTTGTCCCGGAACGGGCACCATTAAGCTCATCGACTTTGGGTGCGCCACCTTTGAGCCTTCGTCCGCAGACTGTGAGGGACTGGTGGCCAGTGCCAGGGGCACGCCCTACTGGATGGCACCGGAGGTGATCTGCCAGGAAGAGTGCTCGCACAAGTCAGACGTCTG GAGCGTCGGTTGTACTGTGATCGAGATGTTCCAGACAAAGCCTCCTTG GTACGAGCTTTCTCCCTTAGCTGCAGCCTTTGCCATCGGACAGGGTACGAGCGACCCCAAATTTCCGGACCAGATCAGTTCTGATGCTCGAGACTTCATTCTCACCTGCCTCAAGAG GTGCCCCGGTGAACGACCTACTGCGGAGGAGCTGCTGACACACCGCTTCCTCCAGACTGGAGCTATCGAGGACCTCTAA
- the LOC119181236 gene encoding uncharacterized protein LOC119181236 isoform X2 → MAAISGPTTSAAAVADGNVPCCSGSSRCPEPTPVVTPVVPAPIRAGGGHGDQRLVTAARDGDFKKIRRLLQKHRVNVNARDPSTGNTALMVASLVQDPDAMSELLQHGADPTLHSYTGQNCLDSLPASLVHLVLGFPDYLLKESPHRSNEERRLLLAAWSGQRDDVQQLLTQTGNGGLDINCTNAEGSTPLVLVCRDLANFQELAAGNVLRSYDPLGVIRVLLDHGILIHRDVNHQDRQGRTALHYASHTCCEHTAPVISLLLQNEAKVDIKDKHGFSPLHFASQAGSVDAIQLLLDAGADPSATGLGGIAPLHLAASAGKIAAVRLLLERGADVLSFAQDGKSPLCCAGSTDVYSVLRRAVESALCERADKLRLTPLEHEKRKLGQLILHSRNVSAPGEQSSPGSTAKEEGSSSSDKEPSEPEAEAGLKTRTSSHSVLRGGDPSMSAFRRYQPQNLPSHHIPGWRQKSSHGGSHFIPVRPRDHSSDDELRHGWCAEGTLDNNSYHRQKTMPSNTPLELPLDPHSTVSVVVEAKNGINSASESEKKVEENILEARTESPLAESARTAAWVFGGSSENVVPKEMYAKVRPKHRVSGGGGGGGGGDSCDSESGDDEHKQSASRKRPSAAAQRRKKTQHYAKNYHLSRLKLRPELTGRSIPDVAATVPPKTISAGRQQSDVSLGAAEDASQPKAPGTSSAMPMAVAPAQPKFSLITKSKEGGHLRPNGSRMPVPSTRGLMSKFLPPWVTRDDVSSHLSSASWVYLPSLSPEEGGDEPPRLSLPRKEEAPDVTKPNEPVAAAPAAPSTSSTAAAKSVRPEGTHTLTCGKRGSSGGTEGSAFHTVSAKGKGSAACQHAPPEQPRAPVPPLPKNLHDIPAFPSGPPFPWIKGKLIGKGAFGLVWCGLRKSGGELVAVKQFQLGGADVLSAVQLEVDILQSLKHPNIVGFLGVQQEEALVNLFLEFVSGGSLAANLAQFGAFPETVVRRYGRQLLQALAYLHQRNVIHRDIKGNNVMVCPGTGTIKLIDFGCATFEPSSADCEGLVASARGTPYWMAPEVICQEECSHKSDVWSVGCTVIEMFQTKPPWYELSPLAAAFAIGQGTSDPKFPDQISSDARDFILTCLKRCPGERPTAEELLTHRFLQTGAIEDL, encoded by the exons ATGGCAGCCATAAGCGGGCCAACCACGTCAGCAGCAGCAGTCGCCGACGGGAATGTGCCCTGCTGCAGCGGCTCATCACGCTGCCCAGAGCCGACCCCCGTGGTGACACCGGTCGTGCCGGCCCCAATTAGAGCTGGTGGGGGCCATGGGGACCAGAGGCTTGTCACGGCAGCTAGG GACGGCGACTTCAAAAAGATCCGCCGGCTGCTGCAGAAGCACAGGGTCAACGTCAATGCCCGTGACCCATCTACAGGGAACACGGCTCTTATGGTGGCATCTTTGGTCCAAGACCCCGAT GCCATGAGTGAGCTGCTGCAGCACGGGGCCGACCCGACGCTGCACAGCTACACGGGCCAGAACTGCCTCGACTCACTGCCGGCCTCCCTGGTGCACCTGGTGCTAGGCTTTCCCGACTACTTGCTCAAGGAGAGCCCCCACCGAAGCAACGAGGAGCGACGGCTCCTGCTCGCAGCGTGGAGTGGCCAGCGGGACGAT GTCCAACAACTGCTGACCCAGACAGGAAACGGGGGTCTGGACATCAACTGCACTAACGCGGAAGGTTCCACACCGCTGGTGCTCGTCTGCCGGGACCTGGCCAACTTCCAGGAACTCGCCGCTGGAAATGTGCTACGCTCATACGACCCTCTGGGCGTGATACGAGTTCTGCTTGACCATGGAAT ACTCATTCACCGCGATGTCAACCACCAGGACCGGCAGGGAAGGACAGCCCTGCACTATGCCTCCCACACGTGCTGCGAGCACACAGCACCGGTCATTTCCCTCCTTCTTCAGAATGAGGCCAAAGTTG ATATCAAGGACAAGCATGGCTTCTCGCCCCTTCATTTTGCAAGCCAAGCTGGTTCGGTGGACGCCATACAACTTCTGCTAGATGCCGGGGCTGATCCTAGCGCTACAGGCCTTGGAGGCATTGCACCTCTCCATCTTGCT GCGTCAGCTGGCAAGATAGCTGCAGTGCGGCTGCTCCTGGAGCGCGGCGCTGACGTGCTGAGCTTTGCCCAGGACGGCAAGTCGCCCCTCTGCTGTGCGGGAAGCACCGATGTGTACAGTGTGCTGAGGAGAGCTGTGGAGAGTGCCCTCTGCGAGAGGGCAGACAAGCTTCGGCTCACACCTCTGGAGCACG AAAAAAGAAAGCTGGGTCAACTCATATTGCACTCGAGAAATGTTTCTGCTCCTGGAGAACAGAGCTCCCCTGG CTCCACTGCCAAGGAGGAGGGCTCTAGTAGCAGCGACAAAGAGCCAAGCGAGCCAGAGGCCGAAGCAGGGCTGAAGACGAGAACGAGCTCACACTCCGTTCTCCGCGGAGGGGACCCGTCAATGTCGGCATTTCGTCGCTACCAGCCGCAAAACCTGCCTTCCCACCACATTCCGGGCTGGCGGCAGAAGTCGTCCCACGGGGGCTCCCACTTCATTCCCGTGCGACCGCGTGACCACTCGTCCGATGACGAGCTGCGGCACGGATGGTGTGCCGAAGGCACGCTCGACAACAACAGCTACCACCGCCAAAAGACCATGCCTTCCAACACACCCTTGGAGCTGCCCTTAGATCCACACTCCACGGTTTCCGTCGTTGTCGAGGCCAAGAATGGCATTAACTCTGCATCTGAGAGTGAGAAGAAAGTCGAGGAAAACATCCTGGAGGCACGCACGGAGAGCCCTCTTGCAGAGTCTGCTCGTACGGCAGCCTGGGTCTTCGGTGGCAGCAGTGAAAATGTGGTGCCGAAGGAGATGTATGCAAAGGTGCGGCCCAAGCATCGAGTAAGTGGAGgaggcggtggcggtggtggcggtgaCAGTTGCGACTCCGAATCCGGTGACGATGAACACAAGCAGTCTGCGTCGCGGAAGCGACCTTCTGCGGCAGCACAGAGGCGGAAAAAGACTCAGCACTACGCCAAGAACTACCACCTCAGCCGGCTCAAACTGCGGCCCGAATTGACAGGCCGCAGCATCCCAGACGTGGCGGCCACAGTGCCTCCCAAAACCATTTCCGCGGGGCGGCAGCAGTCGGATGTGTCGCTGGGGGCTGCGGAGGATGCCAGCCAGCCAAAGGCACCCGGGACGTCGTCCGCCATGCCAATGGCGGTGGCACCTGCGCAGCCCAAGTTTTCGCTGATCACGAAGAGTAAGGAAGGCGGCCACCTGCGACCCAATGGATCGCGCATGCCAGTGCCAAGCACCAGGGGACTAATGAGCAAGTTCCTGCCGCCGTGGGTGACGCGCGACGATGTGTCGTCGCACCTCTCGTCCGCGTCCTGGGTGTACCTGCCCTCCCTCTCCCCAGAGGAGGGTGGGGACGAGCCGCCACGGTTATCGCTGCCACGAAAGGAGGAAGCACCCGATGTGACCAAGCCCAACGAACCTGTGGCGGCGGCACCGGCGGCACCATCGACGTCATCTACAGCGGCGGCGAAATCAGTCCGTCCCGAGGGAACACACACGTTGACCTGTGGCAAGCGGGGGAGCAGCGGTGGGACAGAGGGTTCTGCATTCCACACGGTCAGCGCCAAGGGGAAAGGTTCGGCGGCTTGTCAGCACGCGCCACCGGAGCAGCCACGTGCGCCCGTGCCGCCGCTGCCCAAAAACCTCCACGACATCCCTGCATTTCCTTCGGGACCCCCGTTTCCCTGGATCAAGGGAAAGCTCATTG GCAAAGGAGCGTTCGGCCTGGTATGGTGCGGCCTGCGCAAGTCCGGTGGGGAGCTGGTGGCCGTCAAGCAGTTTCAGCTGGGTGGGGCCGACGTGCTGTCGGCCGTGCAGTTAGAGGTCGACATTCTGCAATCGCTCAAACACCCCAACATCGTCGGCTTCCTTGGCGTGCAGCAGGAAGAGGCACTCGTCAACTTGTTTCTCGAATTTGTCTCTGGTGGTAGCCTCGCCGCCAACCTGGCCCAGTTTGGAGCCTTCCCCGAGACGGTGGTACGTCGATACGGACGACAGCTCCTCCAGGCTTTAGCCTATCTGCACCAGCGGAATGTCATCCATCGAGACATTAAG GGTAATAACGTCATGGTTTGTCCCGGAACGGGCACCATTAAGCTCATCGACTTTGGGTGCGCCACCTTTGAGCCTTCGTCCGCAGACTGTGAGGGACTGGTGGCCAGTGCCAGGGGCACGCCCTACTGGATGGCACCGGAGGTGATCTGCCAGGAAGAGTGCTCGCACAAGTCAGACGTCTG GAGCGTCGGTTGTACTGTGATCGAGATGTTCCAGACAAAGCCTCCTTG GTACGAGCTTTCTCCCTTAGCTGCAGCCTTTGCCATCGGACAGGGTACGAGCGACCCCAAATTTCCGGACCAGATCAGTTCTGATGCTCGAGACTTCATTCTCACCTGCCTCAAGAG GTGCCCCGGTGAACGACCTACTGCGGAGGAGCTGCTGACACACCGCTTCCTCCAGACTGGAGCTATCGAGGACCTCTAA